AAGTGGAACGACATATGGTAAAAATCATAAATAGAGAAGGGCCGTATCAAATGTAGGCTACTGCttgttaaaacagaaaacagaccAGGATTGATCTGTACAAGCTGAGAATAGTTTTCATTTGTGCAAATGAGAATTAAATTAGGGAAATACATATCTTAATTTTTACAGCATGTCATGCAAATTCCATAGACCTGATTTTTCttgtaaatttataaaaaatacagtataaacagtaatattgtgaaatattatttcctctgataaagatttttttagcatcattactccagtcttcagtgtcacatgatccttcagaaatcattctgatttggTAATGTTTCGTTTTATGGAAAATGTAGAAACCGTgatgcactaccattcaaaaacttttcaaagattatttattattttatttctgtaagtatgcattaaattgattaaatgtgacagtaaagacaattatgtaacaaaagatttatatttaaaataaataccgttttattttttttataaaaaaagtttctattcatcaaagaatcctggaaaaaaatatcagtttccacaaaaatattaagttttcaacattgataaaaacCCATACTAATAATTTAGCACCAAATAAGCCTATTGGAATCGAATCTGAaagatcacgtgacactgaagactggcgtaatgatgctgaaaattcagctttgccatcactagaataaattacattttaaatataatataatataataaaatagaaaacaaaacttttaaattgtaatatttcacaatattactgttttattgtgtttgtaatcaaataaattacctttttttttttttttaatttttgcaaACTTCTGACCTGAAATGTATATACACTAAAAGTTACTTTCTGGCTCCTATTTTTGCATAAACATGTCAATGAAGGTGAAGTGCGCCCTCTAGTGCATGATTATACCATTCTCAGGGTTTTCAAGTACAAAGTGAAACAAATGatatttcagaaaataaaaattgttatCTTTAATTGTGTGCAGGTGGTTTAGAAAGCTTCAGTCAGAAGAGGCAGGACTTTCCACTGACGTATTCAGACGAGCAGACAGGAGGATCATTTCAGTGATGAAATCCCATTTCAAAAGACAAAATATCAGCACAGTTGACATGATACAGGGAACCAGCACAACCGTGAGAGATCTACTACAGCAAAGATCTTTTAATGGTCCCAAATATACTGAACAACTAAGAGTACACTcatgtaaaagaaaagaaaatgaagatATGACAAAAATCGATCACATCTAGAGTTCCACTCAATCTTTAATCAAGACGGGCTtacaaattttccaaaaaatcTGCAGTTTTGAAGGGCAAAAAAAGGGTAAAACTATCTCCCCCCACTGAGGTTTTAAAAACCTGTTCAAGTGCGGCTGAAAACGTCCTGAACATTTAAAGGCAGGTctcttttgtcatttaaaaaaatgagagaGGAGAACAACAGAATAAGAAAAAGGAGGGAACTGCTGGCTTTGAAAGAGGAAGAACTTCCGCTGAGCCACGAGAACAACAGTGACATCATAAACAATGACGACCCAGACTTCTTTGCTCCCTAGTGTCCCGTCTGGACCTAGAAACTCAAaaaataaagggaaaaaaagaatcaggagaaaaaaaatggcAACAGAAAAAGGGCTTAGAGGAAGGAGAGAAAGAAATGGAGATGATGTCAGCAAAGGTGAGTGGTGGTTGTGGATTGGCTGGCCCAGTTCGGGTCATGTGAGGTCCTTCCCTGAGAGGGGGGGCAGTGTGTCCTGGTCCAAGCCTGGGACGCTCTGTGGGGCAACAGTTTGAGTGTCTGTGAGTGACTGACTGACTGTGTGCGAGGTCGTTTTTACCCCCCAGTACTTTTAGCTTTGTCGAAATTCATTTCTTATTAAAtcctttttattattctttgtcCAGACCAGTTTCTCTCATCTTCAATCTCTCCGTCCGTTTCAcgagtctctctctcttgcagATTGGCACTTGGACAAACTCCACGTGGAGACATTCACCTTTTCGCTCTGTGACCGAATCTTCTCCCTCTCTTGCTCTCCATTTCTCCGTTCCTCACATGGCGCCCCATGGACTCCTGCGGGGGGCTGCATTCGTTCATTTATCCATTCATTtatgtattcattcatttagtttcagttttgaGTTCTAGGCTGAGCGCTGCAATAGTCTCTGGATGAAGCTCCCTTTGAGCATGACTGTGCTGATTGAAGAGGGAGTGCTTTAGGAGCTCAGCTTGGACTTCTTGGACAGCGGAGGACTTTCTTCTTTACTGTCTGCGTCTTCCTCGTCCTCAtcctcttcatcatcatcaggaTAGTCCACCAACCCCACTAGACCTCCCTGGAATGGAAGCAAGACGCCGTCAAAAACAAGCGAgcggtaaaaaataaaatttttgaaaATCATTTCAGTGTTGGAGCCTGAGTAATTACCTTGGTGGTAACAGCTGCCGTAGGTGGGGAGCTCCGGGCTCCTGTCCCGGGAGAGCTTGGAGAACCAGGTGAACCGGGGTGGAGGGATGCGGTAGGAGGAGAGGACAGACTAGGCTTTGGAGAGCTGGAAAAGGAGAGTTTAAAACTGGGGCTCTGCCGTCCTGAGAGGCTCGCCTTCCCTGTCAACACCTCCTTCTCTTCTGAATCTTTCacttggggaaaaaataaaacaagtaatCAACTAAAACGCACCAAGCAATGCAAgttatattaaagcatcttgcAATCAGATAGGGAATCGTAGTAGTGGGTCATCAACATCATGCCATCTGCATGTAGCAGTAACGTACGTTTCTTCCTCTCCATGAACTTGCTGATGGGATCCATCAGGTCCTCGTCACTCTTCATCTTATCTGAAGGCGGCACCACAGCTTCACCATCCTCCAAGTCTTCCTCATCTGTGTTAAACCACATCTCCTCCTCGTCTTCCAGCGTCCGCGCATCCCGGCGAAAACGGTGATTTCTCAGAATCGACCGCATACTGAGGCATGCAGACATACAAATAACATTCACTAAAAAGATACATAACTATTACATGCACAATGAATCTGAGTAtttccaataaaaaaaaaaaataaaaaaaaaagaattttaatagtcaaatgcaaaaaaaaaaaaaaaaaaataattcgcCTTAGACCAGAtttaaacagttaaaaaaaaaaaaaaaaaaaaaaaaaaaaaaaaatctctctccaTATCAGTTGTCTCAGGTCCATATGATCCATATGACAATGGTTTGAAATGACCACCTACCTGTCAAGTTTAGGGTTGTCCTGCCTTTCTCTCTGCTGTTCATATCGGAGCTTCAGTCCCTTAAACGTCTGAACATAGTCTACATCCTCCAGGGCTTTCCAGTAGTTCTCTATGATATGAGCTGTCAGGGACTTCACATCCtcctacacacacaaaaacaatatATCAGACTAACGGTATGTTCAGGAGCATCAAGAGATGTGATGATTGGATAAATGTACTCACCACTCTGACATACTCAAACATCTCTATAATGGCTGAGTTGATGAGGTTGTATCTCGATCCATTGTTGAGGAAAGCTTTGACCACTGGCTCAAACAGGAAGTTCCTCATAATGTATCTGTTATAAAACTCGTCCTTCAGGCCAATGATTTTCCTCATGAAACGCAAAGCACCTGAACAAGAGAAATGATTGAGAAAGGTACAGAGGGATTTAACAGCCAAGTTATATCTGATGTCTCTCAGTGGGGTAGCATTGAGTGCGTGGTATAATTAGTGCTTGTTAATGCTGCTGGCCCAGCATGTGTTGTAATAATGTAACAGTAATCATTATCAACAGAGCCTTTCATTTGTAGAAATGGATCAGCATCACATAGTTATTGATTATGCGGTTTGAATCTTCCCATGGTGAGTGGCGTGACTAATTATGTCCCATGTCATTTGTCTAGTACTGCTCATCTTTTAGAGTCTAGTTTAGTCtttcaaaaaatgtttatgCTTTCAGTATCAAACCCCACCAAGTTAATCGAACCAGTGATGTACTCGTTTCACCGGCAGATTGagttatgacatttttattaaaaatcattGACTAACTTAAAGGGGATGTCCAATGCTATTTCAtgaattctgacttatttacactgttaaagagttggatactcatgctaaacatggccaaagtttcaaaaaacAAGTTGGACATATGacagtatttctgtgccaaatacactCCTACAGGGTTCGTGTAAGTtttggaaagtttttttttttttacgactATGGCCCTGTATGACGTCATAAAGGGCGAAATTCCCTGTATGGACACTTCTCCCAGAAGAGTGCTCACACACATAAACCAGAGAGAGAGCAAAAGCATGCCCATCAACGTGCTTCGTTTGGGTTATGGAAGCCGTCGGCAGTGATGTACTGGACTTGCTCAAGTAAgatttatcttgttttaagaccagagaaatcaacaatgtcaccaaagaagtgtgtttttggttgtgagggaaagataagcttgttcagcttcccaaagaacccagcgttaagggaacagtggatgaagtttgtttttccagggcagcaacggagttgtgcaagtgtgtttgtttgttcctgGCATTTCGGCGACAAATGTTTTATAAACGAGGCCCAGTTCGACGGATTTGCAAatcgtttgaaactgaaatATGGAGCGGCCCCAGCTATAAAAGATTCCCGTCATGAGTCAGAAAAGCAGGTGGTAAGTAAAACTGCATAAAATGTCTCcgttttgttggcaatcggcaCGTAAGTGCATATAACGTAAACAACACGAACTTATAGTGaatcaaaagttatccagggataatgcaATGATGTATTGCTTGTGACTCTTTGGCTTTGCTTacggcacgcctccaggagctcgaCTGTTTTCGGAAAGAAGCGGTACAGCTCTATCtgtcttttataaatctgataaaactaaagactctttagagatatgaaggatgcaataATACTGTATAGGTTCTCAAGAtaaacatgagattggcagaaactgtgtgtgttatgtcccctttaaactattaaaaaaatattgttcttAACTGAAATATTAGATGGAAaacgaaaattagaaatgttgccttggcaattaattgaaatatatttaagcTAAAGTAAAATTACTAACtgaaaactaaaactgaaaatatttattattttaaaaaaacaaattaaaaatgacaaagcaCATAAAATCATTAATACTAAAATTCTCATAAAGACAAGGCCTTGGCAGCGTAAGAATGGTATGAATCTTTataaatatttgtgtgtgtgtgtgtgtatatatatatatatatatatatatatatatatatatatatatatatatatatatatatatatatatatatatatatatatatatatatatatatatacatacacacacacacacacacattttaaaatatactgttggTGTTGAGGCAAGTGAGAATGGCGACATGACAATAAGAAATTTGAGCTACTGGATGACCGAGCAAGCAAAAACCCTTACTGTCTGACAGGAATTCAAAAACAACTGACCCACTCttgtaacattatgaatgttAAACGTGTGTGCATACATATACTCACATAAAGCTAAGAAAGCGTGTTGAGAAGCAGTGAGCACCAGTACTCTGCGGAGGATGTCTTTGTTGATGATGTAGTTCTTTATGTGATACGTGTGATGCTCCACACAGAAAGTGAGCAGCTCTACAATCAGAGCCAGCAGCTGACACGTCTGGAAATCATCTGAcaagacaaacacacagagtGAGAAGTCTGCAGATGTTACGTCTTTAAATAGGTTTGCATATTTCAATTGAGGAATGATTCAAAAAGGCTGCCAGCACATCCAGTCTGCATGCATCCTACAAGCATGCATGCACATGCACATAAAACCTTCACTATTACCTTTGCTGGGTTTTTCTTCTGTGGTGTTGGCAAGAAGTGGAGCTGAGAGCACATGCATGCAATGCTTATAGAAGAAACTCAAGAACTCAGTCTTCTCTGTTTTCTGCAGAGAACCAGACAGTTAGTGAAATTAAAGTAGCATGTTTTTCTAAATTCTGACGAATTTGATACATTGCACTACATTTGTATTAAGGTCTCACATTAGCAGTTGCCAGCATGTTCTCTGGGTCCACTAGCGTCCTGAGCAACCCCATTAACTGTACAGCTCCACCCAACTCTGGATCCGTGTCACAGATCATATGCTCAATGATCAGATTTATCAACAGAATGTCCTGTAAAATAGAGACAAGTAGTGAGGACGACAGGTAGATAGCATGATCACATGGGTCAGCGGGCATGTCTGACTTACATCATCATTCTGTTGAGACTCCTGCATAACAAACTCTCGCACCATGGAGGGGTTGTACTCCACCAGGTAGGAGAAGATATCAGTGGCTGCTCCACGCACCTGAACATCATCCATGCCCTTTaacaaagcacacacacacattggtaAATACAGCAGAGAAGCAAGAGCAAGATAAGGTTACAGTGTTTATTGATAGGAAAGTTCAAGCTAGTCAAGAGACCGTTTCAGATGCACAAGGTcttgataaaatataaaaaggtCATTTGCTTGTTAGTAAAGatgttacaattttaaaaagaaaaaaaactgacacCTGACAATAAATATGTTCTTTGAAATAGCAAGGATCTCTTACAAGAATAACTTCCAGCGCTGGCAGGATTCCCATGTTggaaagcgttttgaagaatgcatcTCTGTTCTGTGGTTGTAACGTTTGTGAAAATGCACAAAACTCCTTCAGGAAATTTACCTGGATGTGACACACAATATGAGTTTTGTATGTATCCATTATGTTGAGGAGGAGGCATCCATTAGTAATCCATTAGTAATGCTGCTATCATACCAGTTCATGCCGCTTGTCGTCATCTGTGGCTTCGTCAGTTAGCTGTGCAAAGAGTTCGGTCAAAAATTTCTCATCatcctgaaaagaaaaaaaatgcataagaAATAAAGAGCGggaagagggggaaaaaaatcaattatCCAATGCATTGCAATTCTCTCTTCAACGATTCAAAAATTTTTTTAGAATGCAGTATGGAACACTGTAGGCCTATATTCAATACACAAAACTCAACTGACAACTGCTTTCAAATTCTCACGTGTgagatttttcttttctttcttgcaGGACAAAACATCTGCAGGGCTTGACGTTTACGCTTGTCTGGGACAACTGGATTTTTTGAAGGAGCgagtgaaagagaattttacttgcccGACTGGACAAGTAGCCTGATTAAAACTtcagtgacaaaaaaaaaaactagggaGGCACTGAAACgctgattttattacattttgtaaacaACGATTGATAATGGAGAGTGTATTTCTGGTAACAAGTTCGCGCTGTTGAGGCTCACACTGCCTGTCTCTTTGTGAGAAACTTTAAgagaattcaaaacaaatgagtaACAGCACACAAAGAAGTTCACAGAAGAAACATACGGAGGTAAAAATTCTAAATGTTTagctttttatttataacatgATATAGTTAATATGACCAAGGGAGATATTTTGCTGAATATTATCATGATTGCAAATATTACATTGATTTTatagttcaataaacaagtagttgcttacattttagacacaatattgactgtttttgttctatttcaccaacaaaaatagttccaaacaaagatcacagcagAACTATTGCACattcagcgttttgaacgaatcggttgaatgaatgactcgattcACTCATTAAGTGACTTGCCGCCACCTACAGGCAGTttagtttcatgtttaaaagtatcactGCATTTTTTCCAacatttgtatatttaaaaatgtatttaaaacattaatctcataatattatttattacagttgTAATTTTGCTAtgcaaattatttaatttgattggtaacagcccttTAGTGTCTTACTTTAACTTATTGATCAAACGTAAGAATTTGACATGAAAGATGACACATACATTTAATAAGGTTAAAGAAAATGGTCTTTATAAAAGGTAAATAACACCCTGGGGTAAATATCAAAAATGCACAGATTTAAGCATGTAAAAGCTGATAAAACACTAACAAaaatattgcttcagaataaattatgTTTACACCACCATAAATCCCCCCCAGACATTACAACAGACACAACAATTAAAAACTGAATGCGTCTGCTCAATTCAGCGTGAGCCACAGAGTCGCAGCACAGATCAGCATGGCGTATGCCGTCCCTTCAATCCGTCTTAATCgttttgttaataaatgttctGTTTAATATGAGAGTTTATATTTGTTTCTAATTTAAAAGCGAGGTGGAAACGAGGGAGCAAACTCCAACGTTTAGTAATGCCAATTCAATTTTCCTCTTAAACAACTCAACAGAAACATAATTTAACCGAGTAAGCACCAATAAAATTAGACATAAAAAATCTCAAGTGTACAGACTTTGGTACAACATGCATTAGCTATATTTCATTATTCACATTTATGCTGTTACACAGCACtatctgctgtcagagagtgaatgtgTATTTTCATTCAGAACGTCTCCTTCGTTCCGTCATGTGCTTCTCAGTGTTATTTCTTTAATTAAATAATCTCCTCTAAAGTTTAACAATCATATTAGGCTGTATCACTGTTTTTCCATAATCGAGTTCACACACATCTATTTTTTTAGTCACAAATGTGAGTAAGACACTTGCACTGTCGAGCCTTGCCCTTTATTATCTTCTATTTACTTGTatgttttgaaaatatatatagttaGCAAACTTTCAGGCACAGGAAGAAACAGAGGGTTCTGTTCAGTGTTTGCACATTGTTTTTGGTGCGCACGCACACAGAGAGCAGAGTCAGATGGTTCTCCGTGCCCACACATGAGGGCCAGCTCACGGGTGCTGAAATGAGTACTCTTTCACATCTTGCACTTGAACGGAAAAATACACACAACAAatatatgtcaaaatgcccgtcttgGTGAGCAGGCTATTCAAGTaaagtttgtttatttgttcttattctATTACTGAAGACTCACATGTTTTCAATAatgtttgaactttatattagttaggctagtagtttttcTGTGGTAAAgaaattgtaaattgtaatcaattgagaattgtgaaatttcactggTATCACCGGATGTCTTTGTCCATGTAAGTGATTTTCTGGAACATAAGTTTTATTACTTGTAGGAGTCTCATTTGTGGACTTTCTAAGCAAACGCCCTTCAGCTACAAGTATGAATGAAACAGACATTACATTATGCGAGTAACAATTTTGCCACAaacaagtcctgaaaagtgaagccaaagcattTTGATTGCCCCTGCTGGCTGGCTGCAGTATAGGTCACAAACCCCACCTTCCAAGTAATCGAATGGGATGTGCGCCGAACTTAAAATCCAATTACacttcatatatttttttccctaaAGATGGTTTCCGTCATTTTAGGTAGTTATCACGCAGACGTATGTTGAATTGTTCGTTTTTCCAGTAAGcttggttttagttagttatttgatgctgtAAAATTGGGGTGTAACATCACGATTGACGGCTGTGCCTGCAATTGAGTCTGCGGGAGCGGGAGCATGGGCAGGACATTGATACCGCTGCTCCGCCTCAGTTTTTCTACTGCGTAGACTCTAGCTCTGAATGACGTAATCGGCAACGACCATTTCTGGGatattttggcttcattttCCAACAGTGGAAGGAACTGGAGACATGCTTTCCACGCTCCATTTCGGgtaaaaataggaaaaataattAAGAAACTTGAAGTAAACATAGGCAAATACGTTTTTCTCAAGTGTAGAGATAGAGAACTGTACAGGGTTTTTTTCTCTCAGTAGACGCATAAGATTTCTGCACAAAAATTAAGAAATAACAATTTGTTAttaacttaatattttattataaaacctAGACCTTTCTAATGATTTATAGTTATAGCCCCCCTGCAGTGAAATAGTgttattacaatagtaatattttttattttaatatatttatttagtaataatataataattagtaGTAGTtatattgataaataaaaacaaaatttttggCCAAATTCTGCAGCCCCACAAACAAGCACAACAAACCTGGTGTTCatgattttttgtttgttcattttaaaaatcacattttaaattgcaatcacaatttttaacacacacacacacatatatatatatatatatatatatatatatatatatacacacacatatttatatatataaaatgtgtggTGACTTATGACTTGTATCCCACATCATGCAGCTCTACAATGTTAAATAgatcaaaacaacaacaaaactttttattttatttaaattaattacattaattttggcaagttattattgttaattgcATTAATTTTTAACCCTGGTCTGAccggaaaaaaaagaaaaaaccctAAATGTTGAATTACATGATGAATGACTCAGAATCGGATTGTGAGGTACCTAAAGATTACCACTCCTACTAAAATGAGTAAATATTTGGATgcaatttttattgaaatattttaaagccTGTATTTCAGTTtgaattgaataaaatattCTTGATACGTAATCCCTTCATATTGTGTGAATTACAACCAAAGATACTTTTGTTTAACCAGATTTGCCACATTAAACCTAGTTCTTGATCAATGTTAATTTACAACTGTCTAAATACATTATCCTAATGACATCTGAGCTCAATATAAAGCTGCAAATCACAAAGAGGCTCAAATCTGTTTTGTAACCTTACTTGACCTCTAGCTGAATGAGGGTGACTTGTGACATATTTGATCAATGCACGTTCACAATAAGGTTAGACATGTGACTgatactgtattttactgtagtACCTTGTCATGGAGATAAAAGATTACACCTCAAAAAAAGAGGAACAAGGCAAGTGAACGAAAACATTGTGACCACAGTGTCATGGGAAAGTACATCTAATTGCTTAGACAATCATAAGAAATGGCTTTTAGCATCTATGGCCAGTTTATTCAACATCTGCTAGATAACCTTCAGGTAGTATTAGTAATGGGATATGGTAATATTAAAACAATAGTGTGCCATATAATATGCACCCTTATCTGCAACGATAGACGAAACAACCATACTGTACTGAAGCTGGCTGGAGTTTGGAGAAAATTATCATCCAGCACGCCTGCCAAGcgtttgtgacatcacatgaTATGGCTCTAAAGAACATGATGGTGCCGTTCCCATGGAAACAAGCCCCCTCCCCTTACTCCGATTCCAGTATCAAACAATTCCACTGTAAGGCTTAGGTGAGAAGCATGTATATCAAACCATTTTCATTTccaagtatattttaaatcagtttagCTACTACTGCAGTAAAAtctaacaaattaaatatacatttaagatgttttaacTCGTCCCAGGTAAAGTGGTAGCatcattcaaaaacaaaacatcaataAATTAATAACACTGACCACAATCAATTTTCTACTAAATATGATTATTACATGCATCTGAAAAAATAGTTAGCGCAGTTATCCTTAAATCTGTTATCAACATCTTTATGTGGAAAACATTTGGTATTTATGATGACCTTTAGCAAAGAACCACATTACAACCCACCACGGGCATCTCATCAAGAGCAATGTGATGTTCTCAGGCAATGTAAACAAGGAAATATTAGTAGCAGCAGCAAAAGCATGTCAACTTATTCACTGCAGTCCCTGCAAGGTTTTCTGCTGAGGATGCAATGTATTTGAGACGGAAGTTGCTGCTCTGAAAATTGTAGTGAGAAGCCACAATGACACATACCGAGCCTGACAATGTACGTTACTTGTGCGATATGATGCTAGAAGAACAGTTTAATCTACAGTTTGTTACACACAGTACTAGGgctaagttataaaaaaaaaaaaaaaacgatttctcaattttaatagattctcatttttacgaaacGATATCTCCTCCACTTTAATGCCAGCTAcagtgcaaaataaacaaatgaacatctgaaggtatgttaaaagatacagtgcaacttaccgaaatccatATCATATCATGTGTAATCTCTCAATAAGAGTTTCAAGCACGGAAAgacttcaataaaacagcttataaacgtcacatttacctcagaaaaaccatATTCAGGGACCATAAACTTATTaatcagctagaaaaatgaactAGTAGCATTCTGATAAACATAAGCAccatattacatattcattataatttttaatgttcttcaatatttaatgcatgtttgaaaaaatcagttatgacagccacgatttgtttataattcaaaaaacgaattggagtataAATATGATTACATAATTCTAAAGT
Above is a window of Megalobrama amblycephala isolate DHTTF-2021 linkage group LG11, ASM1881202v1, whole genome shotgun sequence DNA encoding:
- the smek1 gene encoding serine/threonine-protein phosphatase 4 regulatory subunit 3, which translates into the protein MTDTRRRVKVYTLNEDRQWDDRGTGHVSSAYVERLKGMSLLVRAESDGSLLLESKINPNTAYQKQQDTLIVWSEAENYDLALSFQEKAGCDEIWEKICQVQGKDPSVDITQELIDESEEERFDDMSSPGLELPPCELSRLEEVAELVASSLPSPLRREKLALALENEGYIRKLLELFRVCEDLENREGLHHLYDIIKGIFLLNRTALFEVMFSEECIMDVIGCLEFDPSLPQPRRHREFLTTTARFKEVIPISDPELRQKIHQTYRVQYIQDMVLPTPSVFEENMLSTLHSFIFFNKVEIVGMLQDDEKFLTELFAQLTDEATDDDKRHELVNFLKEFCAFSQTLQPQNRDAFFKTLSNMGILPALEVILGMDDVQVRGAATDIFSYLVEYNPSMVREFVMQESQQNDDDILLINLIIEHMICDTDPELGGAVQLMGLLRTLVDPENMLATANKTEKTEFLSFFYKHCMHVLSAPLLANTTEEKPSKDDFQTCQLLALIVELLTFCVEHHTYHIKNYIINKDILRRVLVLTASQHAFLALCALRFMRKIIGLKDEFYNRYIMRNFLFEPVVKAFLNNGSRYNLINSAIIEMFEYVRVEDVKSLTAHIIENYWKALEDVDYVQTFKGLKLRYEQQRERQDNPKLDSMRSILRNHRFRRDARTLEDEEEMWFNTDEEDLEDGEAVVPPSDKMKSDEDLMDPISKFMERKKLKDSEEKEVLTGKASLSGRQSPSFKLSFSSSPKPSLSSPPTASLHPGSPGSPSSPGTGARSSPPTAAVTTKGGLVGLVDYPDDDEEDEDEEDADSKEESPPLSKKSKLSS